A region of Piscinibacter gummiphilus DNA encodes the following proteins:
- the metW gene encoding methionine biosynthesis protein MetW, which produces MSERKDIELIADLVPVGSRVLDLGCGTGELLAHLRDRRQCTGYGIEIDDANVLACTQKGVDVIQLNLEDGLAIFEDQSFDVVLQLDTLQHLRNTERMLKETARVGRVGIVSFPNFAHWPNRVQIAAGRMPVTRVLPYQWYDTPNIRVGTFKDFEVLAGKNGLRVQESFGIQDGRAVRTLPNLRASVAVFKFDRG; this is translated from the coding sequence ATGAGCGAACGGAAAGACATCGAACTGATCGCGGACCTGGTGCCGGTGGGCTCTCGCGTGCTCGACCTCGGCTGTGGCACCGGCGAGCTGCTCGCCCACCTGCGCGACAGGCGCCAGTGCACCGGCTACGGCATCGAGATCGACGATGCGAACGTGCTGGCCTGCACACAGAAGGGCGTCGACGTGATCCAGCTGAACCTGGAGGACGGCCTGGCCATCTTCGAGGACCAGAGCTTCGACGTGGTGCTGCAGCTCGACACGCTCCAGCACCTGCGCAACACCGAGCGCATGCTGAAGGAGACGGCACGCGTGGGCCGCGTGGGCATCGTGAGCTTCCCGAACTTCGCCCACTGGCCCAACCGCGTGCAGATCGCCGCGGGCCGCATGCCGGTCACGCGCGTGTTGCCGTACCAGTGGTACGACACGCCCAACATCCGCGTGGGCACGTTCAAGGACTTCGAGGTGCTGGCGGGCAAGAACGGGCTGCGGGTGCAGGAGTCGTTCGGGATCCAGGACGGGCGGGCGGTGCGGACGTTGCCGAACCTGCGGGCAAGCGTTGCCGTGTTCAAGTTCGACCGCGGTTGA